The Sphingorhabdus sp. Alg231-15 genome has a segment encoding these proteins:
- a CDS encoding Hpt domain-containing protein: protein MSFDYGALDAALAAAVGDDQSLIAELRTAFLESAKRQVDLLHRARCDANWEYAAWRLKGLAASFGATHVIALAEEAATAAPGEPTVLKKLERAIAAIENHRD, encoded by the coding sequence ATGTCATTCGATTATGGAGCGCTCGACGCAGCATTAGCCGCTGCAGTTGGTGACGATCAGTCACTTATTGCAGAGTTACGCACAGCTTTTCTGGAGAGTGCAAAACGTCAGGTGGATTTGCTTCACCGCGCGCGTTGCGACGCCAATTGGGAATATGCTGCATGGCGCCTGAAGGGGCTGGCTGCAAGCTTCGGGGCTACGCATGTCATTGCGCTGGCTGAAGAAGCTGCAACGGCTGCTCCCGGAGAGCCGACAGTGCTCAAGAAGCTGGAACGGGCAATAGCGGCGATCGAAAACCATCGCGATTAA
- a CDS encoding ATP-binding protein gives MTVSGNLAEPVRGQLDSDGRLIAADPLLLRLHLHCGGYEGGPLAVPQLSNLCRLSRQLNMNLSRPVQAADDDNLINMWVETRLHRGENDGNIAISIIDWKETPVPSNSGASLGRQRDFDRLNGRGSIRTDASLRIMALSLPDDLDAVEKYIGQSLLDVVDFIAPSKQSVLIESISERQPVRGQNVRQKYGKKLHYILSGQPLIDNEGLFSGYRFSLELDENEATGDILDEPGSSIPKNELISDSLFGSQLGPALRQPLGKIIANAETIGSRLEGPLRGDYSDYAKDIASAGRHLMDLVNDLSDLEAIQRTGFSVAADDIDLVDLCHRAAGLLAVKAADHQIRIDLPDKDIEMPVRGEFRRVLQILVNLIGNAIRYSPDGSVIKLQVVQDGEYSAITVRDQGAGIAEDDHQRIFEKFERLGRSGDGGSGLGLFISRRLANAMDGSLSVESAVGKGSTFKLSLPSRAV, from the coding sequence ATGACTGTTTCCGGCAATCTGGCTGAGCCCGTGCGCGGGCAGCTAGACAGTGATGGCCGCTTGATCGCGGCCGATCCATTGTTGCTGCGTCTGCATTTGCATTGCGGTGGTTATGAAGGTGGACCATTGGCGGTTCCGCAACTTTCAAACCTGTGCCGCTTGAGCCGGCAACTGAATATGAATCTCTCGCGTCCAGTGCAGGCAGCAGATGATGATAATTTGATCAATATGTGGGTTGAGACCCGTCTTCATCGTGGAGAGAATGACGGGAATATTGCGATCAGCATCATTGATTGGAAAGAAACGCCTGTGCCCTCGAACAGTGGTGCGTCTTTGGGCCGTCAAAGGGACTTCGATCGCTTGAACGGACGTGGGTCCATACGGACCGATGCTTCATTGCGGATCATGGCGCTATCGTTGCCGGATGACCTTGATGCGGTCGAAAAATATATCGGCCAGTCGTTGCTCGATGTCGTAGATTTTATTGCGCCATCCAAGCAGAGTGTGTTGATTGAATCGATCTCGGAACGACAGCCAGTGCGCGGCCAAAATGTCCGTCAGAAATATGGTAAGAAATTACACTATATTCTATCGGGTCAGCCTCTGATCGACAATGAGGGCCTGTTCTCTGGCTATCGGTTCTCTCTGGAACTGGATGAAAATGAAGCCACTGGGGATATTCTTGACGAACCCGGATCGAGCATTCCCAAAAATGAGCTGATCAGTGATTCTCTGTTCGGTTCGCAACTGGGCCCCGCTTTGCGGCAGCCTCTGGGCAAGATTATCGCCAATGCCGAGACCATCGGCAGTCGTTTGGAAGGTCCGCTGCGCGGCGACTATTCCGACTATGCCAAGGATATTGCGTCCGCTGGTCGCCATTTAATGGATCTGGTCAATGATCTGTCAGATCTGGAAGCGATTCAACGCACGGGTTTTTCGGTTGCGGCAGACGATATTGACCTAGTTGATCTGTGCCACCGCGCTGCCGGACTATTGGCGGTGAAGGCCGCTGACCACCAGATCAGAATTGATTTGCCCGACAAGGATATCGAAATGCCGGTTAGGGGCGAATTTCGCAGAGTATTGCAAATATTGGTCAATCTGATTGGCAACGCCATTCGCTATTCACCTGATGGTTCCGTGATCAAATTGCAGGTGGTGCAAGACGGCGAATATTCTGCGATTACCGTGCGCGATCAAGGTGCCGGTATTGCGGAAGATGATCATCAGCGTATCTTTGAGAAGTTTGAAAGGCTCGGCCGTTCCGGCGATGGCGGTAGCGGCCTTGGCCTGTTCATCTCGCGCCGTCTGGCCAACGCGATGGACGGAAGTCTGTCGGTCGAAAGCGCTGTTGGCAAAGGTTCGACATTTAAGCTCAGTCTACCTTCACGGGCCGTTTAG
- a CDS encoding citrate synthase has translation MGNNSASFNLGGENYEFPVMQGTEGPDVVDIRKLYGQTGAFTYDPGFKSTASCESELTFIDGGEGVLLHRGYPIGQLAEKSSFMEVAHLLLRGELPSADEYAEFTNTITRHTMLHDQFSTFYNGFRRDAHPMAIMCGVVGALSAFYHDSTDISDPEQRMIASHRLIAKMPTIAAMAYKYAVGQPFMHPDNSLSYTGNFLRMTFGVPAEPYEVVPAVEKAMDRIFILHADHEQNASTSTVRLAGSSGANPFACIAAGIACLWGPAHGGANEAALNMLHEIGHPDRIPEYIARAKDKNDPFRLMGFGHRVYKNHDPRATVMQKTVREVFDALKVNDPVFDVALQLEEMALNDDYFKEKKLFPNVDFYSGIILSAIGFPTSMFTALFALARTVGWVAQWNEMISDPGQVIGRPRQLYTGPTQRDYVEIGQR, from the coding sequence GTGGGCAACAATAGCGCATCATTCAACCTAGGCGGCGAAAATTACGAATTTCCCGTTATGCAGGGCACGGAAGGACCGGATGTCGTAGATATTCGGAAACTTTACGGCCAAACTGGTGCCTTCACTTACGATCCGGGTTTTAAATCAACGGCGAGCTGTGAATCAGAGCTGACCTTTATCGACGGCGGTGAAGGTGTATTGCTGCATCGTGGCTATCCCATCGGTCAGCTGGCTGAAAAAAGCAGTTTCATGGAAGTTGCTCACCTGCTCTTGCGCGGCGAACTTCCATCGGCAGACGAATATGCCGAATTCACCAACACGATCACACGCCACACCATGTTGCATGATCAGTTTTCCACTTTTTATAACGGGTTCCGCCGTGATGCGCATCCGATGGCGATCATGTGCGGTGTCGTAGGCGCTCTTTCCGCTTTCTATCACGACAGCACGGATATCAGTGATCCCGAACAGCGGATGATCGCCAGTCACCGGTTGATCGCAAAAATGCCTACTATTGCGGCAATGGCTTATAAATATGCCGTCGGCCAACCCTTCATGCATCCGGACAATAGCCTGTCCTACACCGGCAATTTCCTGCGCATGACCTTTGGCGTTCCTGCGGAACCCTATGAAGTTGTTCCTGCGGTTGAAAAAGCAATGGACCGGATTTTCATCCTCCATGCCGACCACGAGCAAAATGCTTCAACATCAACCGTACGGCTTGCCGGTTCTTCCGGTGCCAATCCTTTTGCCTGCATCGCAGCCGGCATTGCCTGTCTCTGGGGCCCTGCCCATGGCGGCGCCAATGAAGCGGCGCTCAATATGCTGCATGAAATCGGCCATCCGGATCGCATTCCTGAATATATTGCCCGCGCTAAAGACAAAAATGACCCCTTCCGCCTTATGGGCTTTGGTCATCGTGTTTACAAAAATCACGACCCACGCGCGACGGTCATGCAAAAGACCGTACGTGAAGTCTTCGATGCCCTGAAGGTCAATGATCCTGTCTTTGACGTTGCATTGCAACTCGAAGAAATGGCTCTGAATGATGACTATTTCAAAGAGAAGAAGCTATTCCCGAATGTCGATTTCTATTCCGGCATCATTCTGTCAGCAATTGGCTTCCCAACCTCTATGTTTACTGCGCTGTTCGCGCTGGCCCGGACCGTTGGCTGGGTTGCCCAGTGGAACGAAATGATTTCTGATCCCGGTCAGGTCATAGGACGTCCACGCCAGCTTTATACAGGCCCCACGCAGCGCGACTATGTGGAAATTGGTCAGCGGTAA
- the gltX gene encoding glutamate--tRNA ligase has product MNLNKSEQVVTRFAPSPTGFLHIGGARTAMFNWLFARHHGGKALLRIEDTDKARSTQEAIDAILEGLDWLGLDWDDEPVFQSERAARHAEVAHELLAAGNAYKCFATPEELTAMREQQKAEKKPMRYDGRWRDRDPSEAPEGAPYVIRLKTETGGKMTVTDAVQGEVSVQNSEIDDFILLRSDGTPTYMLAVVVDDHDMGVTHLIRGDDHLNNAFRQLAMIRAMGWKEPTYAHIPLIHGNDGAKLSKRHGALGVEAYRDMGIMSDAMFNYLLRLGWGHGDDEIISREQAIEWFGLSGVGKSPSRFDAKKLQNLNGQYIREADDNGLVLLTSPLIEEELGTKLAPAEAELLAQAMPVLKSRAKNLIELANNSLFLYKKRPLDLDEKAQSLLDADARQLLESIHSTLTDLDDWTIESTEDRVKAIAEAAELGLGKLAQPMRAALTGSTSSPGIFDVLILLGKEESLGRLADQIK; this is encoded by the coding sequence GTGAATCTTAATAAATCAGAACAAGTCGTCACGCGCTTTGCGCCTTCCCCGACCGGGTTCTTGCATATTGGCGGCGCGCGCACCGCCATGTTCAACTGGCTGTTCGCCCGGCATCATGGCGGCAAGGCGCTGCTCAGAATTGAAGATACAGACAAGGCGCGATCCACGCAGGAAGCGATTGACGCGATATTGGAAGGACTTGATTGGCTGGGTCTTGACTGGGATGACGAGCCAGTTTTTCAATCCGAACGCGCCGCCCGCCATGCGGAAGTCGCGCATGAACTGCTTGCGGCTGGCAATGCCTATAAATGTTTCGCGACGCCGGAAGAATTGACCGCCATGCGCGAACAGCAAAAGGCAGAAAAGAAGCCGATGCGCTATGACGGGCGTTGGCGGGATCGCGATCCGTCCGAAGCTCCGGAAGGCGCGCCTTATGTCATCCGACTAAAGACGGAAACCGGTGGCAAGATGACCGTCACAGATGCGGTTCAGGGAGAGGTTTCGGTTCAGAACAGCGAGATTGACGACTTCATTCTCCTCCGCTCCGACGGCACGCCTACCTATATGCTGGCCGTGGTCGTGGATGATCATGATATGGGCGTGACCCATCTGATCCGCGGTGACGACCATCTCAACAATGCCTTTCGGCAACTCGCGATGATCCGCGCAATGGGCTGGAAAGAGCCGACCTATGCTCATATTCCGCTCATCCACGGCAATGATGGCGCCAAGCTTTCCAAGCGGCATGGCGCATTGGGCGTGGAGGCCTATCGCGATATGGGCATCATGTCTGACGCGATGTTCAATTATCTGCTTCGTTTGGGCTGGGGTCATGGCGATGACGAAATTATCTCCCGCGAACAGGCAATAGAATGGTTTGGGCTGTCCGGCGTTGGGAAATCCCCCTCGCGCTTTGATGCAAAAAAGCTCCAGAACTTAAATGGTCAATATATTCGTGAAGCAGATGACAACGGACTTGTATTGCTGACTTCCCCTTTGATCGAGGAGGAATTGGGCACGAAACTGGCACCCGCCGAAGCCGAATTGCTCGCGCAAGCAATGCCGGTTTTGAAGAGCCGGGCGAAAAACCTTATCGAATTGGCTAATAATAGCCTTTTTCTCTATAAAAAACGACCACTTGACCTCGACGAGAAGGCACAATCTCTGCTAGATGCTGACGCACGGCAACTGCTTGAATCGATTCATTCTACCTTGACCGACCTTGACGACTGGACGATCGAGAGCACTGAGGATCGGGTAAAAGCGATAGCGGAAGCCGCCGAATTGGGGTTAGGAAAGCTTGCACAACCTATGCGGGCGGCCTTAACAGGAAGTACCAGTTCACCCGGAATTTTTGACGTTCTGATACTCTTGGGCAAGGAAGAGTCATTGGGTCGTCTTGCAGATCAGATAAAATAA
- a CDS encoding ComEC/Rec2 family competence protein, with translation MQSGVDPNSSCVTPDNIGMTTISGSIGKALSMPFRARQLPEYIRNWQFFTRLEVQLEKERDRLALWVPVGVGTGIAVWFILANIALWTAFIALSVGLALSVKAGDRGQRLSSAFSWFMILLAVGCAVMWLRSWAVASPVLDRPTVTSFYAEVEKVEVVSARDIVRLTLKTHEKQKLPPRVRVNIPIDRAVVDLQAGTVIQLRARLMPPAMSSLPGAYDFSRRAWFMGLGATGQLLGEIRVVQPVEPSWGPFSAMPEYRQKLSHHVQSRMAGGAGAIGATLATGDRGAISDEDAEAMRRSGLAHLLSISGLHVTAVVGAVYLLVLRLLALFPPLVLRYRLPIIAAGFAAIAALSYTLMTGAQVPTIRACVAALLVLMALMLGRNAITLRMVAAGALFVLIVWPESLVGPSFQLSFAAVTAIIAMHEHPKIQALFARREEGIVKRLGRIILALFLTGLVVELALMPIALFHFHKAGIYGALANIVAIPLTTFVIMPLEALALLLDTVGLGAPFWWLCEKALGSLLLLAHFVSSRPGSVTMLPTMPLTAFGLVIAGGLWLCLWGQRWRIWGLAPVCLGIVIIATTRAPDLYITSDGRHVGIRNDAGELAMLRTRSGDFVRNMLLENAGIDGETTALEDWPNAHCNSDSCTITMAIGDRDWVIVATRSSYYIPAMALSAACRHADIVISERRLPDSCQPRWLKADRRLLSQVGGMTIDLENQKIATVLGRSGRHQWMRFAEPKNQHSNGVDPKQSGEIKNRPE, from the coding sequence ATGCAGAGTGGCGTTGATCCGAATAGCTCTTGCGTAACGCCCGATAATATCGGTATGACCACCATTTCCGGTTCGATTGGCAAGGCCCTTAGCATGCCGTTTCGCGCACGACAATTGCCTGAATATATTAGAAATTGGCAATTTTTCACGCGTCTGGAAGTTCAGCTTGAAAAAGAACGCGACCGGCTAGCCTTGTGGGTGCCGGTCGGTGTCGGGACGGGAATCGCGGTCTGGTTCATTCTCGCCAACATTGCTCTTTGGACCGCATTTATCGCGCTTTCCGTTGGATTGGCCTTAAGTGTCAAAGCGGGGGATCGCGGGCAACGCCTCAGTAGCGCATTTTCCTGGTTTATGATCTTATTGGCTGTCGGCTGTGCCGTCATGTGGTTGCGTTCATGGGCAGTGGCATCGCCAGTATTGGATCGTCCAACCGTGACCTCCTTTTATGCAGAGGTTGAAAAGGTGGAGGTGGTCAGTGCCCGCGACATTGTCCGGTTGACTCTGAAAACTCACGAAAAGCAGAAATTGCCGCCGCGCGTGCGTGTAAATATACCCATCGACAGGGCCGTTGTTGATTTGCAGGCTGGCACGGTTATCCAACTGCGCGCGCGGTTAATGCCACCAGCGATGTCCAGCCTCCCTGGCGCTTATGATTTTTCTCGACGTGCATGGTTCATGGGACTGGGGGCTACCGGCCAACTGTTGGGAGAAATCCGCGTCGTTCAACCAGTAGAACCCTCATGGGGACCGTTTTCGGCGATGCCGGAATATCGTCAGAAGCTATCCCATCATGTCCAATCTCGCATGGCGGGCGGGGCAGGGGCCATTGGTGCAACTTTGGCCACAGGCGATCGCGGAGCGATCAGCGATGAAGATGCAGAGGCCATGCGGCGCAGCGGTTTGGCGCACCTGCTTTCGATCAGCGGGCTGCATGTGACAGCTGTTGTCGGCGCGGTCTATCTGTTGGTCTTGCGTTTGCTTGCACTGTTCCCGCCGTTGGTGCTCCGCTACCGATTGCCGATTATTGCCGCCGGCTTCGCGGCAATTGCGGCTTTGTCCTATACGTTGATGACGGGTGCACAGGTGCCAACGATAAGAGCGTGCGTTGCTGCATTGTTGGTCTTGATGGCGCTAATGTTGGGACGCAATGCAATCACGCTGCGTATGGTTGCTGCGGGCGCTCTGTTTGTGTTGATCGTTTGGCCGGAATCTCTTGTCGGTCCAAGCTTTCAGCTCAGCTTCGCGGCAGTCACCGCGATTATTGCGATGCACGAACATCCTAAGATTCAGGCATTATTTGCCCGGCGAGAGGAAGGCATTGTCAAGCGATTGGGGCGGATCATTTTGGCGCTTTTCCTTACCGGTTTGGTCGTCGAGCTGGCATTGATGCCTATCGCTTTGTTTCATTTCCACAAAGCAGGCATTTACGGCGCGCTGGCCAATATCGTCGCTATTCCCCTGACAACATTTGTGATTATGCCGTTGGAGGCATTGGCGCTTCTACTTGATACAGTCGGTCTTGGGGCACCGTTCTGGTGGTTATGTGAGAAAGCATTGGGCAGCCTTTTGCTGTTGGCACATTTTGTCTCCAGTCGTCCGGGGTCAGTGACAATGTTGCCAACCATGCCGTTGACCGCATTCGGGTTGGTAATTGCAGGTGGTTTGTGGCTGTGCCTGTGGGGTCAGCGTTGGCGAATCTGGGGCTTGGCGCCGGTTTGTCTTGGCATAGTCATCATAGCAACAACCCGCGCTCCTGATCTCTATATTACTAGCGATGGTCGTCATGTCGGTATCCGGAATGATGCAGGAGAGCTGGCGATGCTCCGTACGCGCAGTGGTGATTTTGTACGCAATATGCTGCTGGAAAATGCGGGAATTGACGGGGAAACAACAGCATTGGAAGATTGGCCCAACGCGCATTGCAACAGCGATAGCTGCACCATCACTATGGCAATTGGCGATAGAGATTGGGTGATCGTTGCGACGCGCAGTTCCTACTATATTCCAGCCATGGCATTGTCAGCGGCCTGCCGCCATGCCGATATTGTGATTAGCGAGCGGCGTCTTCCTGACAGTTGTCAGCCCCGCTGGCTCAAGGCGGATCGCCGTTTATTGAGCCAGGTTGGGGGAATGACGATAGATCTGGAAAACCAGAAGATTGCAACCGTTCTAGGTCGTTCCGGACGTCACCAGTGGATGCGCTTTGCAGAGCCGAAAAATCAGCACTCGAATGGGGTAGATCCCAAACAATCTGGTGAAATCAAAAACCGCCCGGAATAA
- the lexA gene encoding transcriptional repressor LexA, whose protein sequence is MLTPKQHELLCFIHNSLEESGVSPSFEEMKDALGLKSKSGVHRLISALEERGFLRRLPNRARALEVTKLPEGGTSKPVAPNVVSIAPERAPSAPMKEIPVAANDVIEIPLHGKIAAGVPIEALEGQSALSVPAALLGSGEHYALEVSGDSMIEAGILDGDYALIQRTETARNGEIVVALVHDEEATLKYLFKDDGQVRLDPANPAYEPQIFGAGEVRIQGKMAGLLRRYN, encoded by the coding sequence ATGCTCACACCCAAACAACATGAATTGCTGTGCTTCATTCATAACAGCCTGGAAGAATCAGGCGTATCCCCCTCTTTTGAAGAAATGAAGGACGCATTGGGCCTGAAGTCGAAATCCGGCGTTCATCGGTTGATCAGCGCCTTGGAAGAACGTGGCTTTTTACGGCGTCTCCCTAACCGGGCACGGGCACTGGAAGTGACCAAACTCCCGGAAGGCGGCACTTCAAAACCCGTGGCGCCCAATGTCGTCAGCATAGCTCCTGAGCGAGCGCCCTCTGCACCGATGAAAGAAATTCCAGTTGCCGCCAATGATGTGATCGAAATTCCGTTGCATGGCAAAATTGCTGCCGGTGTTCCCATCGAAGCCCTTGAAGGTCAGTCGGCCCTCAGTGTCCCTGCGGCTCTGCTCGGCTCTGGCGAGCATTATGCCTTGGAAGTATCGGGCGATTCGATGATTGAAGCGGGCATCTTGGACGGTGACTATGCGCTTATCCAGCGCACGGAAACAGCCCGTAATGGTGAGATAGTCGTTGCGCTGGTTCATGATGAGGAAGCCACGCTCAAATATCTGTTCAAAGATGACGGGCAGGTTCGCCTTGATCCTGCAAACCCCGCTTATGAACCGCAGATTTTTGGCGCTGGTGAGGTGCGGATACAGGGTAAAATGGCAGGACTGTTGCGGCGCTATAATTAA